TCGGGCGGACTGCGACTGGGCGACACCGGTGCGATCTGGGTCGACCAGGGCCTACAGACCTCGCACGAGGCGGTTTGGTCGGCCGGCGACTGCGCCGAGGCATACCACCGAATTCTCCGCCGGAACGCCTGGATCCCGCTCGGGACGACGGCCAACAAGCAAGGCCGGATTGCCGGCGCCAACGTGGTCGGAAAAAGCCTCCGATTTCCCGGCATCGTCGGCACGGCGGGTTTCGTGGTCTTCGATCTCGAGGTCGCGCGCTCCGGCCTCGGTGAGGAGGAGGCGAGGACGGAAGGCTTCGATCCGGTGACGGTGACCATCAAACAGCGCTCACGCGCTCACGGTTTTCCGGGTGGAGAACCGATTCAGGTTCTGCTGATCGCGGATCGCGAAACGGGCCTGCTCCTGGGAGCCGAGATCGTCGGGAAGGATGGCGCCGCTCTTCGCATCAACACGGTGGCCACTGCGCTCGCGGCGCACATGACGGTGGCGGACCTGCAAAGCTTGGACCTCGTATACGCGCCGCCTTTCGCTTCGGTCTGGGATCCGGTGCTGGTGGCCGCGAATCAGCTCATCAAAAAGGTGGGGAAGAAATGACCGAAAAACTACAAATCACCTGTCCCCATTGCGGCGCAACCGTCCGGATTGATGCCGAATCCGCGGTTGTCGTGTCGCACGAGCCGCCGGTTCACCATCGCGAGAAGGTCGGTTTTGACGATCGCCTTCAGCAGCTCGAAAAGGAAAAGGAGCGTGCGGCCGACCGCATGGCCGAAGCCATGCGGCGCGAAAAGGACAAAAGCCGCCTGATGGATGATCGGTTCAAGGAGCTCTTCGACGACGCGAAGGCCAAGGACGACGGGAAGAGGCCGATCAAGGATATCGACCTGGACTGAATATCGAATTTTGAGTTTTGAGTTTTGAGTGTTGAGTTCCCCTCCACCCTCCCGGTGGAATTTGGGTTTGACAACGTCATCCCGACCGAGGCCGCAATACGGCCGGCCACGTCATTGTCATTCCGAGCGAGGCCGAAGGCCGAGTCGAGGAATCTATGAAAAATGCAGCATCGCGCTTCTGCCTTGTCCATAGTCTCCTCCACTCGCTCGTTCCACTCGCTCGGTCGGAATGCCACCGCGGCGATCGATGAGTTCATCCGGAACGATCAAGGGCGCCGCGTATGGCGCCCCTCCGATCCCTTCGCCTCCACGCCCCCGGGGGGTCGGGTGGGAAATTCGAAATCCGAAATTCGAAATCCGAAATGCGGACTTGTCGGACGGAGATTCCTAATTCGCTGGTGCCGCAGCCGTCTCCTCCGTTGGGACCTCTATTCCCCTCAGCGAGAGCTCTTCGTCGATGATCTTCTCGAACTCCTCGATCGGCTGCGCGCCGGAGACAACCCTGCCGTTGACCAGGAAACCCGGCGTACCGGTGATACCGAAGCTGCGGGCTTCGGTCATGTCGGCCCGCACCCTGGCGGTGTGAGTCCCCTCGTCGACGCATGTGGTGAACGCCTCTCCGTCCATCCCGAGCTCAACGGCTGCGGCCACCATCGACTCGCGATTCATCGTCCGCTGGTTGGCAAACAGCCAGTCGTGGAACTCCCAGAACTTGCCCTGATCCTGGGCACAGAGGGAGGCCTCGCCGGCGAGCTGTGCCTGTGGGTGGTTCGGCAACGGCAAATTCTTGAAGATGTGGCGGATCTGGCCCGGGTAGCGCTCCGTCAGAGCCGTTATCGTCGGCTGTACCCGTTTGCAGAAGGGGCACTGGTAATCGGTGTACTCGACGAGAACGATTGGAGCATCCTTGGCGCCCCGTTCCGGGGTGCCCTCTGCAATGGCGACCTCGACTCGAGGCGGAGACAGGAAGATTTTCACTCCGGCCTCTGCAAAGAGCACCTTCTGAAGCTCCGCAGAGAGACGCTGCTTGTCGCGCTGCTCCAACGCCATGACGATTTGTTTCCGTGCTTCCACATCGTCTTCAGGGAGGCGCGCCCTGAACTGGCTCATCAGCTTGACGATTTCGCCTTCATCGGGCTCGCCCACCAACTCGTCAATCTTCATACGGCGGTATTCCGCTTCCGTCACTCCCTCGGCCGCCGCCGCATCTCGCACGAGCCTGGCGTAAATCTCGGCCTCGAGCTGGGCCACCTGAGCCTTGTAAATCTGCTGTCGCAAGGCAACCAGCGACGGACCGGTCAGGCCTTCAAGCTCGGACTGAGTGATTTCCTGGTCACCGTATTTCGCCACCACCGGGTCCTGGGCTATCGCTTCGGTCGACGGCTCCTGAGCGCACGCCACAGCCGCAACAGTCAGCGAAACGCAGGTGATTATCGTCCAAAATCCAAATTTCACTTCTGGTCCTCCATTTCGACCGCCCGGGAGGTCTGCTCATCGCGTTCCATCCACAGACGGCCTGTCCACTATGGACGGACTCCGTACCGAGGTCAATTCGGTTCGGTTACGGTTCTGTCAATCCTCCCAATTGCCCCAGTGATCACGAAAGGGTTCGGACAGCAACAGATTCGTGTTGAGAACCGCGACATCCCTGGACATGGTGGCGAAAACTGGCAGAATATCGACCCGAGACCGCGGAAAAGGGACACACATGAACACCCGGCCCCTGCCACTCATCCTCCTGCTTCTTCTGGCCGTGCCGCTTGCCGCCGAGGACGGTCCGGACGGAAGGACGGCTGCAAAGCCCCCGTCTCGGATTCAGTGGTCGCTCGGCCTCGGCGTGCTGTCGTCGCCGCGCCCCTACGTCGGCGCGGAAAACTCGATCTTTCTGGCGCCGATGCTCGAACTGACATACAAAAAGTTCTACTTTCAGGGCATCCAGGCAGGTTACCGGCTGGCCGACAACGAGAAATTCAGCGTCGACGCGCGGGTTGGCGGCGTATTTAACGGCCTGGACCCTGAAGACTCTGATTTTCTGGTTGGCATGAATCAACGCAGGTCCACCGTCGAAGGTGGGTTGGTGGGGGCGTGGAAGCCCGGCAGGTTCAGAGTCAGCGCCGGTATCTCCACAGATCTCCTTGGTCGTTATAACGGCCAACAGGCGACGGCAGACTTTTCTCGCATCTGGACGTTCAACCGTTATCGGTGGGGATTGACGCCGTCGATCGGCCTCGTCTGGCAGAGCAGCAGCTTTGTCGATTACTACTACGGAGTGACCCCCGAGGAGGGGCTGCCAGATCGCCCTTCATTCCAGGGCCATGCAGCGGTCAACCTCAACAGCTCGCTCTTCGCCTTCTATTCTCTGAACACGCGAATTCGGCTGACCGGCTACGTTCGCGCGCAACGACTCGACAACGAGATCAGCGACAGCCCGATTGTTGACAAGCCACGAGGGATCTTCGGTCTTCTCGCCATCACCTACCGCTTCGGCAAGCTGCCGCCTCGACCTTCGTAGTTCGGCCATCTCGTCCGGTTTCTGCGCCACGCGGCAGATAGCTCCGGTCTGAGTTAGACTGCCGAACTGAAACCGATCAGGAGGTATCCCGTGGACGCTACTCTCGACCCGAAGTACCGGCAGCAGATGCTCGACAGATTCCTTCGCTACGTCAAAGTGGACACGAGGTCCGACGAGGCCTCGGAGACGAGCCCGACCACCGAGAAGCAGAAGGACCTGTCGCGCATGCTCGCCCAGGAGCTCGAGGACCTCGGATGCGAAGACGCAGAAATGAACGAGTGGGGCTATGTCCTGGCCTCGATCCCGGAAAACCTGCCCGCCGATCACCCGGCTGCCGGCAAGGTGCCGACGATCGGCCTCATCGCCCATGTCGACACCTACTTCGGCACCCCGGGCGACGACGTCAAACCGCAAATCATCGAGTCGTACGAGGGTGGCGAGATCGAGCTCAACCCCGAGCAGATCCTCAAACCCGAGGACAACCCGAATCTCGAGAAGTGCATCGGCCACACGATCATCCACACCGACGGCACCACGCTCCTCGGCGCAGACGACAAGGCGGGCGTGGCCGAGATCATGACAGTCGTCGAGTACCTCAGGGACAATCCCGATTTCGTGCATGGTCCGATTCGGATCGCCTTCACGACCGACGAGGAGGTCGGGAAAGGTGCCGATCACTTCGACGTCGAAGCGTTCGGTGCGGACTACGCCTACACCCTCGACGGATCGGACCTCGGCGAGATCGAGGACGAGACGTTCTGCGCTGACACCGCCAACGTGACCATCGAAGGGCATGACGTGCACCCCGGCTATGCCAAGGACAAGCTGGTCAACGCGCTCAGAGTCGCGGCTGCCATCATCGAGGGCATCGACCAGCGTTGGCTGCCCGAGACGACCGAGGGTCGGGAGCCGTACCTCCACCCGTACATCGCGTCCGGCGACGTCTCGAAGGTGGACCTCAAGGTGCTGGTGCGCGCGTTTTCGAACGAAAAGCTGGCTGAGCGCGAGGACCACCTCAGAGAGGTCATTGCCGACGTCGAGAAGCGGTTCCCGAAAGCTAAGATCGGCGTCGAGATCGACGAGTCCTATCGCAACATGGCTTACAAGATCCGCGAGGATTCCAAGGTCCTGGACTTCGCCCTCGAAGCGGTCGAACGCATCGGTGTCACCCCGAAACGGCAGGCGATCCGGGGCGGAACGGACGGTGCGCGGCTCTCCTTCATGGGCCTGTTGACGCCCAACATCTGGGCCGGCGGCCAGAATTTCCATTCGGTCCGCGAGTGGGTATCGCTCGAATGGATGGCGGCGGCGACCAGGGTGACACTCGAGATTCTGAAGGTGTGGGTGGAGAAATCGGAGTAGGTCCCTCCCCTCCCGAGCAAAAGGACGAAGTGCCCACGCTTTGTCATTCCGACCGAGGACCCGGCTTGTCCCGGCGCAGCCGGTTCGTCACGGTGAAGTCCGTAGGACGGAGCCGGAAGGCGAAGCCGGAAGGGCCCGAGCGGAGGAATCCATGAGCTTCGAGGCAGCGCGCTGCTGCCACACCCACCCCATAGATCCCTCCGCTCGCTCGCACGGCTCGCTCGGTCGGGATGACGGAGAGAGGTCTGCTCACCTGGTGAGACGGGCGGGGGATCGTCGATTCCTTCGTTCAGTTCGCAATGAGGCATATCGGAATCATTCGACAGGCATCTCCAGCAACTGTCAACCAGGCATGAGCCACTACCCTGATCGATGGCTGACCCAACAATCCCCGCTGTAGCCCGGGTCGAATGCCGCAGCGAGGGCCGCGGCGAGGAAAGCCCGGTGGCGGTGGTCTGGGGCGGTCAACGGCTCGACATCGTCGATGTCATCGATCGCGCCGTCGTCACCGGCGTCGAGGCCGGAGAACCCGTACGCCACCGATTCTGGGTCGAGCTCGAGGATGGCCGACGGTGTGAGCTCACGCGGGTGGATCCCGGCGGCGAGTGGCGGGTCACGGTGGAGGCGGATCCGAGCTCGTGAGCGCTGCCAGCCTTTCCTGCATCCTGTTGGCGGTGGCGAGATCTCCCTTGGCGGCTGCAACCTCTACGCCCCGGCGATAGGTCCTGGCTGCCGCACGCAAATCGTCGGCCCCCTCGTACGCACGTCCGAGCGCCAACAACGCAGCGGAGTATCGCGGATCTGAAGCCAGGGCACGCTCGAGGTGGACCGCCGCTTCGTCGAATCTCCCCTCCTCCAACAACAGCTCACCGAGACCGAAGTTGCCGAGTGCATCGTCGCGGTCAAGCTCCAGCACCTGCCGGAACATCTCCGCCCGGCGTTCGCGATCTGCGGCCTCTTTCTCTGCCCTCTGCTTTTGCTCCTCGGCAAGGTCCCTCTCCTGCCGTTCGAGCAGCATCTTCGCGCGGAGGGCCTCACCGGCCTCTCGTTCTGCATCCTCGATCCGCCCGAGCTGGTTGTAGTAGAGCGACAGGTTGGTGTGGGCCATGACCGATTCCGCATCCGCTTCGAGCAGTCTTTGCATCAGATCGATCGCCTCCTCGAAACGGCCGTGCCGGCCGAGAATCACGCCCAAGCCCTCATATGCATCGGCGTACGAAGGGCACACCGCGATCGCTCGCCTGTAGAGAGCGATGGCGTCGTCCTCACGATCTTCGGCAAATGCCGCGACCGCCCGTAGCTCGATCCGGCGCGCCCAGCCTTCAGGATCCGGCACGTCCAGGAACGGGAGGTCGTGAACCCTGACCGTCAGCCTCGGACCCGCATCGAAGAGGCACTCGATCTCACGGTCGGCAACCCGCAGCGAGCGGGCGACAAGGGCCTGAATGAACACCGAGCCCTTCCAGCACGCCGTCGACAGAACAGTGCCCCCCTTCTTCTCCCCCGCACTCGAAAACTCCCTGCCGACGAGCGCCTGACCGTCATCTGCGCCTGCCACCACCTCGAGCAGCATCGGGGCCCGGGCCGCACCTCGCCCACTCACCACCTTGGCAACGGTCTCCTGGCCCAGGTAACAGCCCTTCGTGTGCGACACCGCTGCGTCGAGCAGCGCGGTCTGGTGAACCAGCATCCCCTCGGCAGCCTCCGCGCCCCAACGCGGAAAGCCTGTCAGCACGCAACGGGCCTCGAACTCCTCCGGGTCGATAGAAGGAAGGTCTATCTCCTCTCTCCATGTAATGAACCCCCTGCTGCCAAGCAGTTCCACCGCAAA
The window above is part of the Acidobacteriota bacterium genome. Proteins encoded here:
- a CDS encoding DsbA family protein, yielding MKFGFWTIITCVSLTVAAVACAQEPSTEAIAQDPVVAKYGDQEITQSELEGLTGPSLVALRQQIYKAQVAQLEAEIYARLVRDAAAAEGVTEAEYRRMKIDELVGEPDEGEIVKLMSQFRARLPEDDVEARKQIVMALEQRDKQRLSAELQKVLFAEAGVKIFLSPPRVEVAIAEGTPERGAKDAPIVLVEYTDYQCPFCKRVQPTITALTERYPGQIRHIFKNLPLPNHPQAQLAGEASLCAQDQGKFWEFHDWLFANQRTMNRESMVAAAVELGMDGEAFTTCVDEGTHTARVRADMTEARSFGITGTPGFLVNGRVVSGAQPIEEFEKIIDEELSLRGIEVPTEETAAAPAN
- a CDS encoding MipA/OmpV family protein encodes the protein MNTRPLPLILLLLLAVPLAAEDGPDGRTAAKPPSRIQWSLGLGVLSSPRPYVGAENSIFLAPMLELTYKKFYFQGIQAGYRLADNEKFSVDARVGGVFNGLDPEDSDFLVGMNQRRSTVEGGLVGAWKPGRFRVSAGISTDLLGRYNGQQATADFSRIWTFNRYRWGLTPSIGLVWQSSSFVDYYYGVTPEEGLPDRPSFQGHAAVNLNSSLFAFYSLNTRIRLTGYVRAQRLDNEISDSPIVDKPRGIFGLLAITYRFGKLPPRPS
- the pepT gene encoding peptidase T translates to MDATLDPKYRQQMLDRFLRYVKVDTRSDEASETSPTTEKQKDLSRMLAQELEDLGCEDAEMNEWGYVLASIPENLPADHPAAGKVPTIGLIAHVDTYFGTPGDDVKPQIIESYEGGEIELNPEQILKPEDNPNLEKCIGHTIIHTDGTTLLGADDKAGVAEIMTVVEYLRDNPDFVHGPIRIAFTTDEEVGKGADHFDVEAFGADYAYTLDGSDLGEIEDETFCADTANVTIEGHDVHPGYAKDKLVNALRVAAAIIEGIDQRWLPETTEGREPYLHPYIASGDVSKVDLKVLVRAFSNEKLAEREDHLREVIADVEKRFPKAKIGVEIDESYRNMAYKIREDSKVLDFALEAVERIGVTPKRQAIRGGTDGARLSFMGLLTPNIWAGGQNFHSVREWVSLEWMAAATRVTLEILKVWVEKSE
- a CDS encoding tetratricopeptide repeat protein, translated to MSRSASEVLLYDGGQAPLEGWSVVSVDGRHAERFLHSQLTSDVKNLASGTCQQTAMLDRGGRLRAFGILCRRKRGFVLLLPSEAGDAAVDHLQAYLIADDVQIAPPEAVDLRVALGAEAVRQFAEAAGERTFAVELLGSRGFITWREEIDLPSIDPEEFEARCVLTGFPRWGAEAAEGMLVHQTALLDAAVSHTKGCYLGQETVAKVVSGRGAARAPMLLEVVAGADDGQALVGREFSSAGEKKGGTVLSTACWKGSVFIQALVARSLRVADREIECLFDAGPRLTVRVHDLPFLDVPDPEGWARRIELRAVAAFAEDREDDAIALYRRAIAVCPSYADAYEGLGVILGRHGRFEEAIDLMQRLLEADAESVMAHTNLSLYYNQLGRIEDAEREAGEALRAKMLLERQERDLAEEQKQRAEKEAADRERRAEMFRQVLELDRDDALGNFGLGELLLEEGRFDEAAVHLERALASDPRYSAALLALGRAYEGADDLRAAARTYRRGVEVAAAKGDLATANRMQERLAALTSSDPPPP